A single region of the Grus americana isolate bGruAme1 chromosome 3, bGruAme1.mat, whole genome shotgun sequence genome encodes:
- the RNF8 gene encoding E3 ubiquitin-protein ligase RNF8 isoform X2, translating into MRSSPSRTPGSISLAVGRCAAATPSVASRERRCRRRSSDCSRLSQRADAMAARGASRLAWCLRRVGASGDWLLLEAGTQVTIGRGLDLTYQLVSKTCPLMISRKHCVFQQNAEGQWTVKDNKSLNGVWLNKQRLDPSKAYPIAEGDHIQLGVPLENKETAEYEYEVIKEEWEKIRPFLAQRNDLGKARSSRTKRKFSLEELETPESEGPSNSRSKRDRVSCENEPLGKSWGRAEEARQLTEKMDVKLPSPGPSEEDGGPVRSSSVHSEKALSDPHKDQKVSGLAQSWTGLEMLRKTLVDIMKLKVKVQEKQRAVLNVKQKRRKCAQKEIQAMEQELQELQDQLCMEQEHHQQQVEELERTFSKEQQKLEGGKWQHGEENLKEQLAQVLQEHHALMEELSRSKKDFEEIIRAKNKELEETKEEKEKVRAQKEEVLNQMNDVLENELQCTICSEHFIEAVTLNCAHSFCSYCINEWTKRKVECPICRQEIKSKTRSLVLDNCIDRMVEKLDVEMKEHRLTLIRERKGERETECVGETSHRQ; encoded by the exons ATGCGCAGCAGCCCTTCTCGTACTCCGGGCTCGATTAGTCTGGCTGTTGGGCGGTGCGCGGCAGCTACGCCGTCCGTTGCCTCGCGAGAGcgccggtgccgccgccgcAGCAGCGATTGCTCCCGCCTGTCGCAGCGGGCGGACGCCATGGCGGCGCGCGGGGCCTCGCGCCTGGCCTGGTGCCTCCGCCGGGTCGGGGCCAGCGGTGACTGGCTCCTGCTGGAGGCCGGCACGCAG gtcACTATAGGCCGAGGATTAGATCTCACGTACCAGCTGGTGTCAAAAACCTGTCCCTTGATGATCTCTCGTAAGCATTGTGTTTTCCAGCAAAATGCGGAAGGCCAATGGACTGTCAAGGATAACAAG AGTCTAAATGGAGTCTGGCTTAACAAACAGCGCCTGGATCCCTCAAAAGCCTATCCTATCGCTGAAGGAGACCATATCCAGTTGGGAGTGcctttggaaaacaaagagaCTGCTGAATACGAGTATGAAGTAATTAAAGAGGAATGGGAGAAAATCAGACCCTTTTTAGCCCAAAGGAATGACCTGGGGAAAGCTAGAAGTTCAAGAACTAAACGTAAATTTAGTTTGGAGGAATTGGAGACACCTGAATCAGAAGGCCCTTCAAACTCCAGATCCAAAAGAGACCGAGTGTCCTGTGAAAACGAACCTTTGGGTAAATCATGGGGAAGGGCAGAAGAGGCCAGACAGTTAACAGAGAAGATGGACGTCAAGCTGCCTTCCCCTGGACCAAGCGAGGAGGATGGCGGTCCAGTGCGTAGTAGCTCTGTCCACTCCGAGAAAGCCCTGTCTGACCCCCATAAAGACCAGAAAGTCTCTGGTCTTGCACAGTCATGGACTGGCTTGGAAATGCTGAGGAAAACTCTAGTAGATATAATGAAGTTAAAGGTCAAAgtgcaggagaagcagagagcagTTCTGAATGTGAAGCAGAAGCGCAGGAAGTGCGCTCAGAAGGAGATCCAGGCAatggagcaggagctgcaggagttGCAGGACCAGCTATGCATGGAACAAGAGCATCATCAGCAGCAGGTGGAAGAGCTGGAGAGGACATTCTCTAAAGAGCAGCAGAAGCTAGAG gGTGGAAAGTGGCAACATGGGGAAGAGAATCTGAAGGAGCAACTGGCCCAGGTCCTGCAAGAG CATCATGCTTTGATGGAAGAACTGAGCCGTagtaaaaaagattttgagGAAATAATTCGAGCCAAGAataaagaactggaagaaaCCAAG gaggaaaaggaaaaggtgagAGCCCAAAAAGAAGAGGTGTTGAATCAGATGAATGATGTGTTGGAGAATGAGTTGCAGTGCACGATCTGTTCTGAGCACTTCATCGAG GCGGTCACTCTGAACTGTGCGCACAGCTTCTGCTCCTACTGTATCAACGAGTGGACGAAACGTAAAGTGGAGTGCCCTATCTGCAGGCAAGAGATCAAATCCAAAACACGCTCTCTGGTGCTGGATAACTGCATTGACAGGATGGTAGAAAAGCTGGATGTGGAAATGAAAGAGCATCGCCTGACCCTTATCAGAGAGCGGaaaggtgagag AGAAACAGAATGTGTTGGTGAAACCAGCCACAGACAATGA
- the RNF8 gene encoding E3 ubiquitin-protein ligase RNF8 isoform X3, with amino-acid sequence MDGLRVTLSSFAADEAFHETKAVTCLRTIKFSSVGVKGNTSNFVTIGRGLDLTYQLVSKTCPLMISRKHCVFQQNAEGQWTVKDNKSLNGVWLNKQRLDPSKAYPIAEGDHIQLGVPLENKETAEYEYEVIKEEWEKIRPFLAQRNDLGKARSSRTKRKFSLEELETPESEGPSNSRSKRDRVSCENEPLGKSWGRAEEARQLTEKMDVKLPSPGPSEEDGGPVRSSSVHSEKALSDPHKDQKVSGLAQSWTGLEMLRKTLVDIMKLKVKVQEKQRAVLNVKQKRRKCAQKEIQAMEQELQELQDQLCMEQEHHQQQVEELERTFSKEQQKLEGGKWQHGEENLKEQLAQVLQEHHALMEELSRSKKDFEEIIRAKNKELEETKEEKEKVRAQKEEVLNQMNDVLENELQCTICSEHFIEAVTLNCAHSFCSYCINEWTKRKVECPICRQEIKSKTRSLVLDNCIDRMVEKLDVEMKEHRLTLIRERKEKQNVLVKPATDNDRSVISSIYSILSMSSCDSEDSEGDSYYHERYYII; translated from the exons ATGGATGGATTGAGAGTGACATtgagcagctttgctgctgaCGAAGCTTTCCATGAAACTAAGGCTGTAACCTGCCTTAGAACAATCAAATTTTCCTCAGTGGGAGTGAAAGGCAATACTTCAAACTTT gtcACTATAGGCCGAGGATTAGATCTCACGTACCAGCTGGTGTCAAAAACCTGTCCCTTGATGATCTCTCGTAAGCATTGTGTTTTCCAGCAAAATGCGGAAGGCCAATGGACTGTCAAGGATAACAAG AGTCTAAATGGAGTCTGGCTTAACAAACAGCGCCTGGATCCCTCAAAAGCCTATCCTATCGCTGAAGGAGACCATATCCAGTTGGGAGTGcctttggaaaacaaagagaCTGCTGAATACGAGTATGAAGTAATTAAAGAGGAATGGGAGAAAATCAGACCCTTTTTAGCCCAAAGGAATGACCTGGGGAAAGCTAGAAGTTCAAGAACTAAACGTAAATTTAGTTTGGAGGAATTGGAGACACCTGAATCAGAAGGCCCTTCAAACTCCAGATCCAAAAGAGACCGAGTGTCCTGTGAAAACGAACCTTTGGGTAAATCATGGGGAAGGGCAGAAGAGGCCAGACAGTTAACAGAGAAGATGGACGTCAAGCTGCCTTCCCCTGGACCAAGCGAGGAGGATGGCGGTCCAGTGCGTAGTAGCTCTGTCCACTCCGAGAAAGCCCTGTCTGACCCCCATAAAGACCAGAAAGTCTCTGGTCTTGCACAGTCATGGACTGGCTTGGAAATGCTGAGGAAAACTCTAGTAGATATAATGAAGTTAAAGGTCAAAgtgcaggagaagcagagagcagTTCTGAATGTGAAGCAGAAGCGCAGGAAGTGCGCTCAGAAGGAGATCCAGGCAatggagcaggagctgcaggagttGCAGGACCAGCTATGCATGGAACAAGAGCATCATCAGCAGCAGGTGGAAGAGCTGGAGAGGACATTCTCTAAAGAGCAGCAGAAGCTAGAG gGTGGAAAGTGGCAACATGGGGAAGAGAATCTGAAGGAGCAACTGGCCCAGGTCCTGCAAGAG CATCATGCTTTGATGGAAGAACTGAGCCGTagtaaaaaagattttgagGAAATAATTCGAGCCAAGAataaagaactggaagaaaCCAAG gaggaaaaggaaaaggtgagAGCCCAAAAAGAAGAGGTGTTGAATCAGATGAATGATGTGTTGGAGAATGAGTTGCAGTGCACGATCTGTTCTGAGCACTTCATCGAG GCGGTCACTCTGAACTGTGCGCACAGCTTCTGCTCCTACTGTATCAACGAGTGGACGAAACGTAAAGTGGAGTGCCCTATCTGCAGGCAAGAGATCAAATCCAAAACACGCTCTCTGGTGCTGGATAACTGCATTGACAGGATGGTAGAAAAGCTGGATGTGGAAATGAAAGAGCATCGCCTGACCCTTATCAGAGAGCGGaaag AGAAACAGAATGTGTTGGTGAAACCAGCCACAGACAATGACAGAAGTGTCATTTCTTCCATCTACTCCATCTTGTCAATGAGCAGTTGTGACAGTGAAGACTCTGAGGGTGATTCTTACTACCATGAACGCTACTACATTATCTAA
- the RNF8 gene encoding E3 ubiquitin-protein ligase RNF8 isoform X4: MISRKHCVFQQNAEGQWTVKDNKSLNGVWLNKQRLDPSKAYPIAEGDHIQLGVPLENKETAEYEYEVIKEEWEKIRPFLAQRNDLGKARSSRTKRKFSLEELETPESEGPSNSRSKRDRVSCENEPLGKSWGRAEEARQLTEKMDVKLPSPGPSEEDGGPVRSSSVHSEKALSDPHKDQKVSGLAQSWTGLEMLRKTLVDIMKLKVKVQEKQRAVLNVKQKRRKCAQKEIQAMEQELQELQDQLCMEQEHHQQQVEELERTFSKEQQKLEGGKWQHGEENLKEQLAQVLQEHHALMEELSRSKKDFEEIIRAKNKELEETKEEKEKVRAQKEEVLNQMNDVLENELQCTICSEHFIEAVTLNCAHSFCSYCINEWTKRKVECPICRQEIKSKTRSLVLDNCIDRMVEKLDVEMKEHRLTLIRERKEKQNVLVKPATDNDRSVISSIYSILSMSSCDSEDSEGDSYYHERYYII, translated from the exons ATGATCTCTCGTAAGCATTGTGTTTTCCAGCAAAATGCGGAAGGCCAATGGACTGTCAAGGATAACAAG AGTCTAAATGGAGTCTGGCTTAACAAACAGCGCCTGGATCCCTCAAAAGCCTATCCTATCGCTGAAGGAGACCATATCCAGTTGGGAGTGcctttggaaaacaaagagaCTGCTGAATACGAGTATGAAGTAATTAAAGAGGAATGGGAGAAAATCAGACCCTTTTTAGCCCAAAGGAATGACCTGGGGAAAGCTAGAAGTTCAAGAACTAAACGTAAATTTAGTTTGGAGGAATTGGAGACACCTGAATCAGAAGGCCCTTCAAACTCCAGATCCAAAAGAGACCGAGTGTCCTGTGAAAACGAACCTTTGGGTAAATCATGGGGAAGGGCAGAAGAGGCCAGACAGTTAACAGAGAAGATGGACGTCAAGCTGCCTTCCCCTGGACCAAGCGAGGAGGATGGCGGTCCAGTGCGTAGTAGCTCTGTCCACTCCGAGAAAGCCCTGTCTGACCCCCATAAAGACCAGAAAGTCTCTGGTCTTGCACAGTCATGGACTGGCTTGGAAATGCTGAGGAAAACTCTAGTAGATATAATGAAGTTAAAGGTCAAAgtgcaggagaagcagagagcagTTCTGAATGTGAAGCAGAAGCGCAGGAAGTGCGCTCAGAAGGAGATCCAGGCAatggagcaggagctgcaggagttGCAGGACCAGCTATGCATGGAACAAGAGCATCATCAGCAGCAGGTGGAAGAGCTGGAGAGGACATTCTCTAAAGAGCAGCAGAAGCTAGAG gGTGGAAAGTGGCAACATGGGGAAGAGAATCTGAAGGAGCAACTGGCCCAGGTCCTGCAAGAG CATCATGCTTTGATGGAAGAACTGAGCCGTagtaaaaaagattttgagGAAATAATTCGAGCCAAGAataaagaactggaagaaaCCAAG gaggaaaaggaaaaggtgagAGCCCAAAAAGAAGAGGTGTTGAATCAGATGAATGATGTGTTGGAGAATGAGTTGCAGTGCACGATCTGTTCTGAGCACTTCATCGAG GCGGTCACTCTGAACTGTGCGCACAGCTTCTGCTCCTACTGTATCAACGAGTGGACGAAACGTAAAGTGGAGTGCCCTATCTGCAGGCAAGAGATCAAATCCAAAACACGCTCTCTGGTGCTGGATAACTGCATTGACAGGATGGTAGAAAAGCTGGATGTGGAAATGAAAGAGCATCGCCTGACCCTTATCAGAGAGCGGaaag AGAAACAGAATGTGTTGGTGAAACCAGCCACAGACAATGACAGAAGTGTCATTTCTTCCATCTACTCCATCTTGTCAATGAGCAGTTGTGACAGTGAAGACTCTGAGGGTGATTCTTACTACCATGAACGCTACTACATTATCTAA
- the RNF8 gene encoding E3 ubiquitin-protein ligase RNF8 isoform X1, with translation MRSSPSRTPGSISLAVGRCAAATPSVASRERRCRRRSSDCSRLSQRADAMAARGASRLAWCLRRVGASGDWLLLEAGTQVTIGRGLDLTYQLVSKTCPLMISRKHCVFQQNAEGQWTVKDNKSLNGVWLNKQRLDPSKAYPIAEGDHIQLGVPLENKETAEYEYEVIKEEWEKIRPFLAQRNDLGKARSSRTKRKFSLEELETPESEGPSNSRSKRDRVSCENEPLGKSWGRAEEARQLTEKMDVKLPSPGPSEEDGGPVRSSSVHSEKALSDPHKDQKVSGLAQSWTGLEMLRKTLVDIMKLKVKVQEKQRAVLNVKQKRRKCAQKEIQAMEQELQELQDQLCMEQEHHQQQVEELERTFSKEQQKLEGGKWQHGEENLKEQLAQVLQEHHALMEELSRSKKDFEEIIRAKNKELEETKEEKEKVRAQKEEVLNQMNDVLENELQCTICSEHFIEAVTLNCAHSFCSYCINEWTKRKVECPICRQEIKSKTRSLVLDNCIDRMVEKLDVEMKEHRLTLIRERKEKQNVLVKPATDNDRSVISSIYSILSMSSCDSEDSEGDSYYHERYYII, from the exons ATGCGCAGCAGCCCTTCTCGTACTCCGGGCTCGATTAGTCTGGCTGTTGGGCGGTGCGCGGCAGCTACGCCGTCCGTTGCCTCGCGAGAGcgccggtgccgccgccgcAGCAGCGATTGCTCCCGCCTGTCGCAGCGGGCGGACGCCATGGCGGCGCGCGGGGCCTCGCGCCTGGCCTGGTGCCTCCGCCGGGTCGGGGCCAGCGGTGACTGGCTCCTGCTGGAGGCCGGCACGCAG gtcACTATAGGCCGAGGATTAGATCTCACGTACCAGCTGGTGTCAAAAACCTGTCCCTTGATGATCTCTCGTAAGCATTGTGTTTTCCAGCAAAATGCGGAAGGCCAATGGACTGTCAAGGATAACAAG AGTCTAAATGGAGTCTGGCTTAACAAACAGCGCCTGGATCCCTCAAAAGCCTATCCTATCGCTGAAGGAGACCATATCCAGTTGGGAGTGcctttggaaaacaaagagaCTGCTGAATACGAGTATGAAGTAATTAAAGAGGAATGGGAGAAAATCAGACCCTTTTTAGCCCAAAGGAATGACCTGGGGAAAGCTAGAAGTTCAAGAACTAAACGTAAATTTAGTTTGGAGGAATTGGAGACACCTGAATCAGAAGGCCCTTCAAACTCCAGATCCAAAAGAGACCGAGTGTCCTGTGAAAACGAACCTTTGGGTAAATCATGGGGAAGGGCAGAAGAGGCCAGACAGTTAACAGAGAAGATGGACGTCAAGCTGCCTTCCCCTGGACCAAGCGAGGAGGATGGCGGTCCAGTGCGTAGTAGCTCTGTCCACTCCGAGAAAGCCCTGTCTGACCCCCATAAAGACCAGAAAGTCTCTGGTCTTGCACAGTCATGGACTGGCTTGGAAATGCTGAGGAAAACTCTAGTAGATATAATGAAGTTAAAGGTCAAAgtgcaggagaagcagagagcagTTCTGAATGTGAAGCAGAAGCGCAGGAAGTGCGCTCAGAAGGAGATCCAGGCAatggagcaggagctgcaggagttGCAGGACCAGCTATGCATGGAACAAGAGCATCATCAGCAGCAGGTGGAAGAGCTGGAGAGGACATTCTCTAAAGAGCAGCAGAAGCTAGAG gGTGGAAAGTGGCAACATGGGGAAGAGAATCTGAAGGAGCAACTGGCCCAGGTCCTGCAAGAG CATCATGCTTTGATGGAAGAACTGAGCCGTagtaaaaaagattttgagGAAATAATTCGAGCCAAGAataaagaactggaagaaaCCAAG gaggaaaaggaaaaggtgagAGCCCAAAAAGAAGAGGTGTTGAATCAGATGAATGATGTGTTGGAGAATGAGTTGCAGTGCACGATCTGTTCTGAGCACTTCATCGAG GCGGTCACTCTGAACTGTGCGCACAGCTTCTGCTCCTACTGTATCAACGAGTGGACGAAACGTAAAGTGGAGTGCCCTATCTGCAGGCAAGAGATCAAATCCAAAACACGCTCTCTGGTGCTGGATAACTGCATTGACAGGATGGTAGAAAAGCTGGATGTGGAAATGAAAGAGCATCGCCTGACCCTTATCAGAGAGCGGaaag AGAAACAGAATGTGTTGGTGAAACCAGCCACAGACAATGACAGAAGTGTCATTTCTTCCATCTACTCCATCTTGTCAATGAGCAGTTGTGACAGTGAAGACTCTGAGGGTGATTCTTACTACCATGAACGCTACTACATTATCTAA